In the genome of Candidatus Lernaella stagnicola, one region contains:
- a CDS encoding Rrf2 family transcriptional regulator encodes MADFVNISEAASLGLHAMTYLASQNGGHRTTASIATVLDVSEHHLAKVMQRLAKAELVESVRGPHGGFRLAKDATQITLLDVFEAVEGKAEPRRCLLSIEPRCPEEKCILGGLNIRIFKEVREHFQKTKLADVATVFGEHHHENNKADHPHR; translated from the coding sequence ATGGCGGATTTTGTCAATATTTCGGAAGCAGCATCATTAGGTTTACATGCAATGACTTATCTCGCGAGCCAAAACGGCGGCCATCGAACCACCGCGTCGATCGCTACGGTTCTCGATGTTTCTGAGCACCACCTCGCCAAGGTCATGCAGCGGCTCGCCAAGGCGGAACTCGTGGAGTCAGTGCGCGGTCCGCACGGCGGCTTCCGTCTGGCCAAGGACGCCACGCAGATCACGTTGCTTGACGTCTTCGAAGCCGTCGAAGGCAAAGCAGAGCCGCGACGTTGCCTGCTGAGTATCGAGCCGCGCTGTCCGGAAGAGAAATGCATTCTCGGCGGCCTGAATATCCGCATTTTTAAAGAAGTACGCGAGCACTTTCAGAAAACAAAGCTGGCCGACGTGGCCACCGTCTTTGGGGAGCATCATCATGAAAACAACAAGGCTGATCATCCACATCGATGA
- a CDS encoding 4Fe-4S binding protein, producing the protein MKTTRLIIHIDEEKCDGCGLCVPACEEGALAVVDGKARLVKETYCDGLGECLGECPRGALTVEERPAEAFDAAAVAENLAEQSEELSAETPAPHVDGCPGTLMWQSAPEKNVDTPTDHRASALSHWPLQIRLVSPLAPFLRHADLLLCADCAPFALPDLHERFLAGRVVLVGCPKLDDLAFYRHRLAQVFAAAQPRSITVLRMEVPCCGGIAEAAFAAHRAAGSTASLEVHTVAISGGVARVETIAGREAQTG; encoded by the coding sequence ATGAAAACAACAAGGCTGATCATCCACATCGATGAAGAAAAATGCGACGGCTGCGGCTTGTGTGTGCCCGCCTGCGAAGAAGGCGCGCTGGCAGTAGTCGACGGCAAAGCCCGCCTAGTCAAAGAAACCTATTGCGACGGCCTGGGCGAATGCCTCGGTGAGTGTCCCCGAGGCGCGCTGACGGTGGAAGAGCGACCGGCTGAAGCGTTTGACGCCGCGGCGGTCGCCGAAAACCTAGCGGAGCAGTCCGAAGAACTCTCAGCCGAGACCCCCGCCCCGCACGTGGACGGTTGCCCCGGCACCTTGATGTGGCAGTCCGCGCCGGAGAAGAACGTCGACACGCCGACGGACCATCGCGCGTCGGCCTTGTCGCATTGGCCGCTCCAAATCCGCCTTGTTTCGCCGCTTGCCCCGTTTTTGCGCCATGCCGACTTACTGCTGTGCGCCGATTGCGCGCCCTTCGCCCTGCCCGATCTGCACGAACGCTTCCTGGCCGGGCGCGTCGTGCTCGTCGGCTGCCCAAAACTGGATGACTTGGCCTTCTACCGCCACCGACTCGCGCAAGTGTTCGCGGCCGCCCAACCCCGCAGCATCACCGTGCTGCGTATGGAAGTGCCGTGTTGCGGCGGCATTGCCGAGGCCGCCTTCGCCGCTCATCGCGCGGCGGGTAGTACGGCGTCGTTGGAAGTTCACACCGTGGCCATCTCCGGCGGCGTCGCACGCGTGGAAACCATCGCGGGGCGCGAAGCACAAACGGGATAA
- a CDS encoding FHA domain-containing protein gives MLQLKSTDGDGQILVFPLNKPRITAGRDPSNDVVLTDEDVSRWHAVFSVGDRKLSVRDMNSTNGLFVNNVRIHEETSLAVGDIVILGSNLFAVSEDEWAAADQDHTIAISAEDVADEMDAGPETAEPIGGAGSFDKTVARSKFDLLEGAFEKKVQVARFSRLEAVIENVGERRYLLAMPVFRIGRAASNHLRIADPQHSGSHAEIRMGAGQNVLVDLGSANGTKVNDQPITEHILRDNDVIDVPGARLTYRHRAGVRGRFSDFWKNLFGK, from the coding sequence ATGCTGCAACTAAAAAGCACGGATGGCGACGGCCAGATCCTCGTGTTTCCGCTCAACAAGCCGCGTATCACCGCCGGTCGCGACCCGTCCAACGACGTCGTGCTGACCGATGAGGACGTGTCGCGTTGGCACGCCGTGTTTAGTGTCGGCGACCGCAAGCTCTCGGTGCGCGATATGAATTCGACCAACGGACTTTTTGTCAACAACGTTCGTATCCACGAGGAAACATCCCTGGCGGTGGGCGATATTGTGATTCTCGGCTCCAACCTCTTTGCGGTGAGCGAAGACGAATGGGCCGCCGCCGACCAAGACCACACGATCGCGATCTCCGCCGAAGACGTCGCCGATGAGATGGATGCCGGGCCGGAAACCGCCGAACCGATCGGCGGTGCCGGTTCGTTCGACAAGACGGTCGCCCGCAGCAAATTCGACCTGTTGGAAGGCGCTTTTGAAAAGAAAGTGCAGGTGGCGCGTTTCTCCCGCTTGGAGGCGGTGATTGAAAACGTCGGCGAGCGGCGCTATCTGCTGGCCATGCCGGTGTTTCGCATCGGGCGCGCCGCGAGCAACCACTTGCGCATCGCCGATCCGCAACACAGCGGAAGCCACGCGGAAATCCGCATGGGTGCAGGGCAAAACGTCCTTGTGGATCTGGGCAGCGCGAACGGTACGAAGGTCAACGACCAACCGATCACCGAGCACATCCTTCGCGACAACGACGTGATCGACGTGCCCGGCGCACGGCTTACCTATCGCCACCGCGCGGGAGTCCGGGGCCGCTTCTCCGATTTCTGGAAGAACCTGTTCGGGAAATAG
- a CDS encoding serine hydrolase: MNRRLLWALFGLVFLFVGVSALFGGEGDEAAIRAFFTDDKPDYEALFATRFLNAIPIRKMEEVRLEYLTALGDLREIVPQKKKYGLVFAKGKTVCSITLDAEGKIIGFWIGPMTLAGDTVEKVLADLKALEYEVSLSVLRNGSEEVVAVNSDRPLAVGSSFKLYVLEALEKKMRKEGLGWDTVVHLNEDHFSLPSGFLQNWPAGTPVTLRTLANLMISISDNTAADHLLFYVGRDAVEATAPERVRPFYSTAEMFRLKFGVEPEARERSLAADLTAKRKMLADFSKIPRENLKFKSEPLFIDTFEWLITTRELGATIYRLRDNPSIYINAGTATKKDWLAAGFKGGSESGVLNLTQLLRKDEQSPWLSISVTVNNPENQVNHDAVESIVIRLINLAHAGTFN, encoded by the coding sequence ATGAATCGAAGACTGCTGTGGGCGTTGTTCGGGCTGGTTTTCCTGTTCGTCGGTGTTTCCGCGCTTTTCGGCGGTGAGGGGGACGAAGCCGCCATCCGCGCCTTCTTTACCGACGATAAGCCCGATTACGAGGCCCTTTTCGCGACTCGTTTCTTGAACGCCATTCCGATTCGCAAGATGGAGGAAGTGCGCCTCGAGTACCTGACGGCTTTGGGTGATTTGCGTGAAATCGTGCCGCAAAAAAAGAAATACGGCCTGGTTTTCGCGAAGGGAAAAACGGTCTGCAGCATCACGCTGGACGCCGAGGGCAAGATTATCGGCTTCTGGATCGGACCGATGACGCTGGCCGGGGATACGGTCGAAAAAGTACTGGCCGACCTCAAGGCGCTCGAGTACGAGGTCTCGCTCTCGGTCCTGCGAAATGGAAGCGAAGAAGTGGTGGCCGTCAATTCCGACCGACCGCTGGCCGTCGGTTCCAGCTTCAAGTTGTACGTCCTGGAGGCGCTCGAAAAAAAGATGCGGAAGGAAGGTCTGGGCTGGGACACTGTTGTGCACTTGAACGAAGACCATTTCTCGTTGCCCAGCGGTTTTCTCCAGAACTGGCCGGCCGGTACGCCCGTAACGCTGCGGACTTTGGCGAATCTGATGATTTCGATCAGCGACAACACGGCCGCGGATCATCTTCTGTTCTATGTCGGTCGTGATGCGGTCGAAGCGACCGCGCCGGAGCGCGTGCGGCCCTTTTATTCCACGGCGGAAATGTTTCGGCTGAAATTCGGTGTGGAGCCCGAGGCGCGCGAGCGGTCTCTCGCCGCTGACTTGACCGCCAAGCGGAAAATGCTGGCCGATTTTTCGAAGATCCCGCGGGAGAATTTGAAGTTCAAATCCGAGCCGTTGTTCATCGACACCTTCGAATGGCTGATCACGACCCGCGAGTTGGGGGCTACGATTTATCGACTGCGCGACAACCCGTCGATCTATATCAACGCGGGCACCGCGACGAAGAAGGATTGGCTGGCGGCCGGTTTCAAGGGCGGCTCGGAATCCGGGGTCTTGAACCTGACGCAACTGCTGCGCAAGGATGAGCAGTCGCCTTGGCTGTCGATCAGCGTCACCGTTAATAATCCCGAAAACCAGGTCAACCACGATGCTGTCGAGAGCATCGTCATCCGGCTGATCAACCTGGCCCACGCGGGCACATTTAACTAG
- a CDS encoding nitrous oxide-stimulated promoter family protein — protein MIDGDRDNQVLNVFVGVFCRAHHGGENGLCPDCADLLAYAQERRRLCPLEPKPKCKDCPVHCYEPEYRRRIREIMRFSGMHFVKRGRLDWLIRYFL, from the coding sequence GTGATTGACGGCGATCGCGATAACCAAGTCTTGAACGTTTTCGTGGGCGTTTTCTGCCGCGCCCATCACGGGGGTGAAAACGGGCTTTGCCCGGATTGCGCCGACTTGCTCGCGTACGCCCAGGAGCGCCGCCGCCTCTGTCCACTGGAACCGAAACCCAAATGCAAGGATTGCCCCGTGCATTGTTACGAGCCGGAATATCGCCGGCGCATTCGGGAGATCATGCGCTTTTCCGGCATGCACTTCGTCAAGCGGGGCCGCCTGGATTGGTTGATTCGCTACTTTCTCTAA
- the hcp gene encoding hydroxylamine reductase — protein sequence MFCYQCEQTAKGEGCTTFGVCGKDPQTAALQDLLVYLAKGIAQVAHRLRLHGQATGEADLFVTEALFTTVTNVNFDPERLAGMLRRGADVLAADKARLGDEAATLAGPAATQITGDLDELTAHGVQVGIPLRRDGLGEDVTGLQELLTYGLKGTASYAHHAVLLGVQDDEVYAFFHEALNLLAENLADIAALVKICLRCGEVNLRVMEMLDGAHTGAFGHPQPTPVRITPLRGKAILISGHDLLDLQILLEQTAGTGINVYTHGEMLPAHGYPELKKHPHLAGNYGGAWQDQQTEFDEFPGAILMTTNCIQKPKGTYMDRIFTCGLVAWPGVAHIDDRDFSPVIEAALAAPGFSDDGEDKTILVGFGHHAVLGVADKIVQAVKDGAIKHFFLIGGCDGAKSGRNYYTEFAEAVPNDAVILTLACGKYRFNKLEFGDIGGIPRLLDVGQCNDAYSAVRIAGALAEAFGTDVNGLPLSMILSWYEQKAVCILLTLLHLGIRKIRLGPTLPAFITPAVLQVLVDNFAIAPTTNAADDLQAALGA from the coding sequence ATGTTTTGTTACCAATGTGAACAGACCGCCAAGGGTGAAGGCTGTACGACCTTCGGCGTTTGCGGCAAGGACCCGCAGACCGCCGCGCTGCAGGATCTGCTCGTTTACCTCGCCAAAGGCATCGCCCAGGTCGCCCATCGCTTGCGGCTCCATGGCCAGGCCACGGGCGAAGCCGATCTCTTTGTCACCGAGGCATTGTTTACAACCGTGACCAACGTCAATTTCGACCCTGAACGACTCGCCGGCATGCTGCGCCGGGGCGCCGATGTCCTGGCCGCCGACAAGGCGCGTTTAGGCGACGAGGCCGCAACGCTTGCCGGTCCGGCCGCGACGCAAATCACCGGCGACCTTGATGAATTGACGGCCCATGGCGTGCAGGTCGGCATTCCGCTGCGCCGGGACGGCTTGGGGGAAGACGTAACCGGATTGCAGGAACTGTTGACGTACGGGTTGAAAGGCACGGCCTCGTACGCCCACCACGCGGTGTTGCTGGGAGTACAAGACGACGAGGTGTACGCGTTCTTTCATGAGGCCTTGAATCTGCTGGCGGAAAACTTGGCCGACATCGCCGCTTTGGTGAAAATTTGCTTGCGCTGCGGCGAGGTCAATTTGCGCGTCATGGAAATGCTCGACGGCGCGCACACCGGCGCTTTCGGCCACCCACAACCCACGCCCGTGCGGATCACGCCGCTACGCGGCAAGGCGATTCTCATCAGCGGCCACGACCTGCTGGACCTGCAAATCCTGCTCGAGCAAACCGCAGGCACCGGCATCAACGTCTACACCCACGGCGAGATGCTTCCGGCGCATGGATATCCGGAACTGAAAAAACACCCGCACCTGGCCGGCAACTACGGCGGCGCGTGGCAGGATCAACAAACCGAGTTCGACGAGTTCCCCGGCGCGATTTTGATGACCACCAATTGCATCCAGAAGCCCAAGGGCACCTACATGGACCGCATTTTCACTTGCGGCTTGGTGGCCTGGCCGGGGGTCGCGCACATCGACGACCGCGACTTTTCGCCGGTTATCGAGGCGGCGTTGGCAGCCCCTGGTTTTTCGGACGACGGAGAGGACAAGACCATCCTCGTCGGCTTCGGCCATCACGCGGTGCTCGGCGTGGCCGACAAAATCGTGCAGGCTGTCAAAGACGGCGCGATCAAACACTTCTTCCTCATCGGTGGATGCGACGGCGCGAAATCGGGTCGTAACTATTACACCGAGTTCGCCGAGGCGGTACCGAACGACGCGGTCATTTTGACGCTGGCGTGCGGCAAGTACCGGTTCAACAAGCTGGAATTCGGCGACATCGGTGGCATTCCGCGCCTGCTCGACGTCGGCCAGTGTAACGACGCTTACTCCGCCGTCCGTATCGCGGGCGCGCTGGCCGAAGCGTTCGGTACCGACGTCAACGGCTTGCCGTTGTCGATGATTCTTTCCTGGTACGAGCAAAAGGCCGTATGCATCTTGCTGACCCTCCTGCACCTGGGCATTCGCAAAATTCGCCTTGGACCGACGCTGCCCGCCTTCATTACCCCGGCGGTGTTACAGGTGTTGGTAGACAATTTCGCCATTGCGCCCACAACGAACGCAGCCGACGACCTACAAGCCGCGCTCGGCGCCTGA
- the lspA gene encoding signal peptidase II, with protein sequence MKLLKDKYGVMVFGVCLSLLLDQITKAVIIAHFPKDGFLKIIPGFFDIYHAHNEGAAFGLFKGNPVLFFLIVSTLAVGFIFYYFIRLERHHLLMAGSLALILGGALGNMLDRVRHGFVVDFLRFYLGERSWPTFNVADIAIVLGVLAFAVDMLRTEMQMRRENTPGHAEA encoded by the coding sequence ATGAAATTGCTGAAAGACAAATACGGCGTGATGGTATTCGGCGTGTGCTTGAGCCTGCTGCTCGACCAGATTACCAAAGCCGTGATCATCGCGCACTTTCCCAAAGACGGGTTCTTGAAGATCATCCCCGGCTTCTTCGACATCTACCACGCCCACAACGAAGGCGCGGCGTTCGGCCTGTTCAAGGGCAACCCGGTGCTCTTCTTCCTTATCGTCAGCACGCTGGCGGTGGGCTTCATCTTCTACTACTTCATCCGCCTCGAGCGTCACCACCTGTTGATGGCCGGTTCGCTGGCGTTGATCCTCGGCGGCGCGCTGGGCAATATGCTCGACCGCGTCCGTCACGGTTTTGTCGTGGACTTCCTGCGCTTCTACCTTGGCGAACGATCGTGGCCGACCTTCAACGTGGCCGACATCGCCATCGTGCTGGGGGTGCTCGCCTTCGCGGTCGACATGCTGCGCACTGAGATGCAGATGCGCCGCGAGAACACGCCCGGACACGCGGAGGCCTGA
- a CDS encoding MoaD/ThiS family protein translates to MPVEARFFSSLRAAAGVASIDIAADTVRTADRVLRERYANNSEFLRLLQISNVILNGDNVLFLKGPRTALKDGDELSYFPPLGGG, encoded by the coding sequence ATGCCGGTAGAAGCGCGGTTTTTTTCGTCGCTGCGCGCGGCGGCCGGTGTCGCAAGCATCGACATCGCGGCCGACACGGTGCGTACGGCCGACCGCGTTTTGCGCGAACGTTACGCAAATAACAGTGAGTTTCTGCGACTACTGCAGATCTCCAACGTGATCCTCAACGGCGACAACGTTCTGTTCCTGAAAGGACCGCGCACGGCACTTAAAGACGGTGATGAACTTTCCTACTTCCCGCCCCTGGGCGGCGGATGA
- a CDS encoding aldehyde ferredoxin oxidoreductase family protein, which yields MASKYGGYMGEALWVDLTASETRPYDVSERDRELFIGNKGLAAKILWDHLEPGIDPLGPENLLVVTTSPLTGTGAPCSARFNVSTKSPMTGGIVSSNSGGGFGIQLKRAGFDALVLAGQADKPVYVEINDGESTIHDAADIWGMDTEEVQEELRKRHGKAAGLLVIGPAGENLVRFACIISGERANGRGGVGAVMGSKMVKAVVATGKQKASVSHPEEYKTVIKAWIKMLKAHPATGQALPAYGTAGMMGKGNVLSILPTKNFQKGSFEFTHEIDGEALADKYLTRNTGCQACPIRCQRNVEINGKEVKGPEYETIGMFGSNFGNRDLWKICEWNYIADKLGVDTISCGSTIDCAVELTERGLMKTDLAWGKTEGVDELLRQIAYREGIGDDLAEGAMRLATKYGAPDAAMHSKGLEMAAYEPRRSVGQGLGYATASRGACHLEAGYMVYFENLGPVNIKPLSLLGKIGLTIFQQNALAAISACGTCIFTSYAIVPGIAEKVKPYGALAKVLDLVLRGTGDAMSLLFKLPPGAVPFHLPMIPHSKAVETLTGMKHGAGEFLAMGNRVFNIEHMFNVREGLVANRLPDRMTKVPQSPTNPDTVVPLDAMLPKFYKGRGWDARGIPTAGTLRALGLDFLIGAIPPANEQAEAMQSTFESRREEYEKDQVKVIATRAQKEKAPKKKAAPVKKKAAPKKATPKKKAAPVKKTAVPVKKKAAPAKKKATPVKKKVAKKKK from the coding sequence ATGGCTAGCAAGTACGGCGGTTACATGGGCGAAGCGCTGTGGGTCGATTTGACCGCAAGCGAAACGCGTCCGTACGACGTGAGCGAACGGGACCGCGAACTGTTTATCGGCAACAAAGGTTTGGCGGCAAAAATCCTTTGGGATCATCTCGAACCGGGCATCGATCCGCTCGGCCCGGAAAACCTGCTGGTCGTCACGACCTCGCCGCTTACCGGCACCGGAGCGCCGTGTTCGGCTCGCTTCAACGTCTCGACCAAAAGCCCGATGACCGGCGGCATCGTCTCGTCCAACTCCGGTGGCGGCTTCGGCATTCAACTGAAACGGGCCGGCTTCGACGCGCTGGTCTTGGCCGGGCAAGCCGACAAGCCCGTCTACGTCGAAATCAACGACGGCGAATCGACGATCCACGACGCGGCTGATATCTGGGGCATGGACACCGAAGAAGTGCAGGAAGAGTTGCGCAAGCGCCACGGCAAAGCGGCCGGCCTCCTGGTGATCGGCCCCGCCGGCGAGAACCTCGTGCGCTTCGCGTGCATCATCAGCGGCGAGCGCGCCAACGGACGCGGCGGCGTGGGCGCGGTGATGGGCAGCAAGATGGTCAAGGCCGTCGTGGCAACCGGCAAACAGAAAGCGTCGGTCTCGCATCCGGAAGAGTACAAGACCGTGATCAAAGCGTGGATCAAAATGCTCAAAGCCCACCCGGCCACGGGTCAGGCTCTACCGGCGTACGGTACGGCCGGCATGATGGGCAAAGGGAACGTGTTGTCGATTTTGCCCACGAAGAACTTCCAAAAGGGCTCGTTCGAATTTACGCACGAGATCGACGGCGAAGCCCTGGCCGACAAATACCTGACCCGCAACACGGGCTGTCAGGCGTGTCCGATCCGCTGCCAGCGCAACGTGGAAATTAACGGCAAGGAAGTAAAGGGGCCGGAATACGAAACCATCGGCATGTTCGGCTCCAATTTCGGCAACCGCGATCTGTGGAAGATCTGCGAATGGAACTACATCGCCGACAAATTGGGCGTCGATACCATCTCCTGCGGCAGCACCATCGACTGTGCCGTCGAGTTAACCGAGCGCGGCCTGATGAAGACCGATCTCGCCTGGGGAAAAACCGAGGGTGTCGACGAGTTGCTGCGCCAAATCGCCTATCGTGAGGGAATTGGCGACGACTTGGCCGAAGGCGCCATGCGTCTGGCCACCAAATACGGCGCGCCCGACGCCGCGATGCACAGCAAAGGCCTGGAGATGGCGGCCTACGAACCGCGCCGCTCGGTCGGACAGGGCCTGGGCTACGCCACCGCCAGCCGCGGCGCCTGCCACCTCGAAGCCGGGTACATGGTGTATTTCGAGAACCTCGGGCCGGTGAACATCAAGCCGCTTTCGCTGCTGGGCAAAATCGGCCTGACGATCTTCCAGCAAAACGCCCTGGCGGCGATTAGCGCCTGCGGCACGTGCATCTTCACGAGTTATGCCATCGTACCGGGTATCGCCGAGAAGGTGAAACCGTACGGCGCGCTGGCCAAAGTCCTTGACCTCGTCTTGCGCGGCACCGGCGATGCGATGTCGCTGCTGTTCAAACTGCCGCCGGGAGCCGTGCCCTTCCATCTGCCGATGATTCCGCACTCGAAGGCCGTCGAGACGCTCACGGGAATGAAACACGGCGCGGGCGAATTTTTGGCAATGGGCAATCGCGTGTTCAACATCGAGCATATGTTCAACGTCCGCGAGGGCTTGGTCGCCAACCGTCTGCCCGACCGCATGACGAAAGTGCCGCAGTCGCCGACCAACCCGGATACGGTAGTGCCGCTGGATGCAATGCTGCCGAAATTCTACAAAGGACGCGGCTGGGATGCCCGTGGAATTCCCACCGCCGGAACGCTGCGGGCCCTTGGCCTCGATTTTCTGATCGGCGCCATTCCGCCTGCTAACGAACAGGCCGAAGCCATGCAGTCAACCTTCGAATCGCGGCGCGAGGAGTACGAAAAGGACCAAGTCAAAGTGATTGCCACCCGCGCACAGAAAGAGAAAGCCCCGAAGAAGAAAGCTGCGCCGGTGAAGAAAAAGGCCGCCCCGAAGAAAGCGACTCCGAAGAAAAAAGCGGCCCCGGTGAAGAAGACGGCCGTACCCGTGAAGAAAAAAGCCGCGCCGGCGAAGAAGAAAGCCACGCCCGTGAAGAAGAAAGTCGCGAAAAAGAAGAAATAG
- the lgt gene encoding prolipoprotein diacylglyceryl transferase: MHPILFEIGPLKIHSYGFMLAIAFLVGLFVAQREARRVGEDPETVSSVAMWILVAAVLGARLFHVVVFWDELVPPRLWSALKIWEGGLVYYGGFLGAVAGTLLFIARTGGKHSIFQLGDIIAPSVALGLMFGRIGCTLVGCCYGKPCPVDFPLGITFPPQTIGVSGIPLYPTQPAEALGSLTIFLFLWLWLRHRRRFQGQVLFSFLILYSLLRFMLEYWRDDPRGFLDITSFAVSSGVPPVGAAGIWLSESQLVSVFFVLAIIPLWIWKARRDKRLGVPVGPVPAAAPAKSPGGQKKKGKKRK; this comes from the coding sequence TTGCATCCAATCCTTTTCGAAATCGGGCCGCTCAAAATTCATTCCTACGGTTTCATGTTGGCGATCGCGTTTCTGGTCGGGCTGTTCGTGGCCCAGCGAGAGGCGCGCCGCGTGGGTGAAGACCCTGAGACGGTTTCGAGCGTCGCGATGTGGATCCTTGTTGCCGCAGTGCTCGGCGCGCGGTTGTTTCACGTCGTCGTTTTCTGGGATGAGTTGGTGCCGCCGCGCTTGTGGTCGGCGTTGAAAATCTGGGAAGGCGGCCTGGTCTACTACGGCGGCTTTCTCGGCGCGGTCGCCGGGACGCTATTGTTCATCGCCCGCACGGGCGGCAAGCACAGCATCTTTCAACTCGGCGACATCATCGCACCGTCGGTGGCGTTGGGGCTGATGTTCGGACGCATCGGCTGCACGCTCGTGGGTTGCTGTTACGGCAAGCCCTGTCCGGTTGATTTTCCGCTTGGTATTACCTTCCCGCCGCAGACGATCGGCGTTTCGGGTATTCCGCTCTACCCGACCCAGCCCGCCGAGGCGTTGGGTAGCCTGACGATTTTTCTGTTTTTGTGGTTGTGGTTGCGGCATCGTCGACGCTTTCAAGGACAGGTGCTTTTCTCGTTCCTGATTCTCTACTCCCTCCTACGCTTTATGCTGGAATACTGGCGCGACGATCCACGCGGCTTCCTCGACATCACGAGTTTCGCCGTTTCTTCAGGCGTTCCGCCGGTGGGTGCGGCCGGTATTTGGCTCTCGGAAAGCCAACTGGTCAGCGTCTTTTTTGTGCTGGCGATCATTCCGCTCTGGATTTGGAAGGCCCGGCGTGATAAGCGATTGGGCGTCCCGGTCGGTCCCGTACCTGCCGCCGCGCCTGCTAAGTCGCCCGGTGGCCAGAAGAAGAAAGGCAAAAAACGAAAATGA